A portion of the Aphelocoma coerulescens isolate FSJ_1873_10779 chromosome 1, UR_Acoe_1.0, whole genome shotgun sequence genome contains these proteins:
- the ZBTB21 gene encoding zinc finger and BTB domain-containing protein 21, translated as MEGLLHYINPAHAISLLSTLNEERLKGQLCDVVLIVGDQKFRAHKNVLAASSEYFQTLFTNKENESQSVFQLDFCEPDAFDNVLNYIYSSSLFIEKGSLAAVQELGYSLGISFLTNIVSKSPQAPFPSCPIKKILYQDEDESSSQKRSVIVCQNRIEAQVKSVNQTKHDLSHTPKPSPSVAVKASSRPQVTKPTETLHNLSLTERRWLKEGPVSYTKVHETSGTMEDQSRGALVKRNMVLPQMSLAEKEMASGEPGSSAQLLRGKVAEMSLKRPRPPVLSLRGAVESTFLLREAGKGNSQGEDRNLLYYSKLGLVIPSSGSGPENQSIDRSGPLVKSLLRRSLSMDSQVPIYSPSVDLKPAQVSSSLSPGTNDSQKTFNVASQKLSSKESSEKSALDEKPQVIHPHRLRSFSASQSTDREVASPLSEVRIKTEPSSPLSDPAEIIRVTVGDASASANKDFAFKTEDDRKEPSRLPAKRRFQDDQRLPFKKLKADEQGSPGSEENFEEGSSPTHLDADFPDSDVSKDEYSEMEEARPNKKFKCKHCLKIFRSTAGLHRHVNMYHNPEKPYACDICHKRFHTNFKVWTHCQTQHGIVKNPSPASSSHALLDEKFQRKLIDIVREREIKKALIVKLRRGKQSFPGQSASQVQQVIKRNLRSRTKGAYICTYCGKAYRFLSQFKQHIKMHPGEKPIGGNKAPKQKDHIHIENPVENKEVYQCRLCNAKLSSLIEQGNHERLCRNATVCPYCSLRFSSSELKHEHESKCEYKKLTCLECMRTFKSSFSIWRHQVEVHNQNTMAPSENFSLPLMDHNGEITSSSRLPPQSESNKMNNFVAAKEDGVFSDSSEQINFDSEDSSCLPEDLSVSKQFKIQIKEEPADDIEDEVTETSREPKEVVSKKDPSLWPCEKCGKIFTLRKQLERHQELLCSVKPFICHVCNKAFRTNFRLWSHFQSHMSQAAEESTNKEPEICPPANSPSPPPLPPPPPLPKIQPLEPDSPTGLPESSSTTEKLFVPQESDTLFYHAPPLSAITFKRQYMCKLCHRTFKTAFSLWSHEQTHN; from the coding sequence ATGGAGGGGCTCTTGCATTACATAAATCCAGCACATGCCATTTCCCTCCTGAGCACCCTGAACGAGGAGCGTCTCAAGGGACAGCTGTGTGACGTTGTGCTGATCGTAGGAGACCAGAAATTCCGAGCTCATAAGAACGTTCTGGCTGCCAGCAGTGAATACTTCCAGACTCTGTTCACAAATAAGGAGAATGAGTCTCAGTCAGTGTTTCAGCTCGACTTTTGTGAGCCAGATGCTTTTGATAATGTGTTGAACTACATTTATTCTTCATCCTTGTTCATTGAGAAAGGCAGTCTCGCAGCTGTGCAAGAACTGGGTTACAGTCTTGGAATATCTTTTCTTACAAACATTGTTTCCAAGAGTCCTCaagctccttttccttcttgtcctattaaaaaaatactctaTCAAGATGAAGATGAAAGTAGTTCTCAGAAGAGAAGTGTTATTGTCTGTCAGAACAGAATCGAAGCACAAGTGAAAAGCGtaaatcaaacaaaacatgACTTAAGCCATACTCCTAAACCTTCACCCTCTGTGGCTGTCAAAGCTAGCAGCAGACCACAGGTAACAAAACCAACTGAAACCCTTCACAACTTATCACTGACTGAAAGGAGGTGGCTGAAAGAAGGCCCTGTGAGCTATACAAAGGTTCATGAAACTTCTGGAACTATGGAGGATCAGAGCAGAGGTGCTTTAGTGAAAAGGAACATGGTGCTGCCTCAGATGTCTTtagcagagaaagaaatggcAAGTGGTGAGCCAGGAAGCAGTGCTCAGCTTCTGAGAGGCAAAGTTGCAGAGATGTCATTGAAAAGACCACGTCCACCAGTCTTATCTCTGCGTGGGGCAGTGGAATCCACATTTTTGTTGCGAGaggcaggaaaaggaaatagTCAAGGGGAAGACAGGAATTTGCTCTACTACTCCAAGTTAGGGCTGGTAATCCCATCTAGTGGGTCTGGTCCAGAAAACCAAAGTATTGACAGAAGTGGgccccttgtaaaaagtctcctTCGAAGGTCACTGTCCATGGATAGCCAGGTTCCTATTTACTCACCTTCTGTTGACCTAAAACCTGCACAGGTATCCTCATCCCTGTCACCAGGAACTAATGATTCCCAGAAGACATTTAATGTTGCATCCCAAAAGTTATCCTCGAAAGAGTCATCGGAGAAGTCAGCCTTGGATGAAAAGCCACAGGTAATACACCCACATCGCCTTAGGTCTTTCAGTGCCTCTCAGTCAACGGATCGGGAGGTCGCTTCCCCTCTCTCAGAGGTGCGGATAAAAACTGAGCCCAGCAGTCCCCTCTCAGATCCTGCTGAAATCATAAGAGTTACAGTGGGTGATGCTTCAGCATCAGCAAACAAAGactttgcttttaaaactgAGGATGACCGTAAGGAACCAAGCAGACTTCCAGCAAAAAGGAGGTTCCAGGATGATCAGAGGCTACCGTTCAAGAAACTGAAGGCAGATGAGCAGGGTTCTCCTGGTTCGGAAGAGAACTTTGAGGAAGGCTCGAGCCCCACGCACCTCGATGCCGATTTCCCTGATTCTGATGTCAGTAAAGACGAATACAGCGAGATGGAAGAAGCAAGaccaaataaaaaatttaaatgtaaacACTGCCTTAAAATTTTCAGATCAACAGCAGGTCTTCATCGCCATGTTAACATGTATCACAATCCAGAGAAGCCCTATGCTTGTGACATATGCCACAAGAGGTTCCACACCAATTTCAAAGTGTGGACGCACTGCCAGACACAACATGGAATCGTGAAGAATCCGTCACCAGCTTCCAGTTCACATGCCCTTTTGGATGAAAAATTCCAAAGAAAACTGATCGATATAGTGAGGGAGAGAGAAATCAAAAAAGCTCTGATTGTGAAACTAAGACGTGGCAAGCAGAGCTTTCCTGGCCAGTCTGCTTCACAAGTACAACAAGTCATCAAAAGGAATTTGAGGTCGAGAACCAAAGGAGCCTATATTTGTACCTACTGTGGGAAAGCTTATCGTTTCCTGTCCCAGTTCAAACAGCACATAAAAATGCACCCAGGGGAGAAACCCATTGGAGGGAATAAGGCTCCTAAGCAGAAAGATCACATTCATATTGAAAACCCGGTGGAAAACAAGGAGGTTTATCAGTGCCGTCTCTGCAATGCCAAGCTCTCCTCACTTATTGAACAGGGAAACCATGAGCGACTCTGTAGAAACGCCACTGTCTGTCCTTACTGCAGCCTTAGGTTTTCTTCTTCAGAGCTGAAGCACGAGCATGAAAGCAAGTGTGAGTACAAGAAGCTGACTTGCCTTGAGTGTATGCGCACCTTCAAATCATCCTTCAGCATCTGGCGTCATCAGGTTGAAGTTCACAATCAGAACACAATGGCTCCATCAGAGAACTTTTCTTTACCACTCATGGATCACAATGGAGAAATCACCAGTTCGTCACGGCTGCCTCCGCAGTCGGAATCCAATAAAATGAACAATTTTGTTGCTGCAAAGGAGGACGGTGTGTTCAGTGATTCGTCAGAACAAATCAATTTTGATTCTGAAGACTCTTCATGCCTGCCTGAAGACTTAAGTGTTTCCAAGCAGTTTAAAATCCAGATCAAAGAAGAGCCTGCAGATGATATAGAGGACGAGGTCACCGAAACAAGCAGGGAACCTAAGGAAGTAGTCTCCAAGAAAGATCCCAGTTTGTGGCCCTGTGAAAAGTGTGGGAAGATTTTCACCTTACGCAAACAGCTGGAGCGTCACCAGGAGCTCCTGTGCTCCGTGAAGCCGTTTATTTGCCACGTGTGCAACAAGGCCTTCCGAACGAATTTCCGGCTCTGGAGCCACTTCCAGTCTCACATGTCCCAGGCTGCAGAGGAGTCCACAAATAAGGAGCCCGAAATATGTCCACCAGCCAATTCCCCATCACCCCCACCCTTACCCCCACCCCCTCcactccccaaaatccagcctttGGAGCCCGACAGCCCCACAGGCTTGCCGGAAAGCTCCAGTACTACTGAGAAGCTGTTCGTGCCGCAGGAGTCGGACACGCTCTTCTACCACGCCCCGCCGCTCTCCGCAATCACCTTCAAGAGACAATACATGTGCAAACTCTGCCACAGGACTTTCAAGACAGCTTTCAGTCTCTGGAGCCATGAACAGACACACAATTAG